One Ricinus communis isolate WT05 ecotype wild-type chromosome 2, ASM1957865v1, whole genome shotgun sequence DNA segment encodes these proteins:
- the LOC8288936 gene encoding 3-ketoacyl-CoA synthase 4 isoform X2, giving the protein MTRPRPVYLVDYSCYRAPDHLKAPFGRFMEHSKLTGDFDESSLEFQRKILERSGLGEDTYVPEAMHYIPPRPSMAAAREEAEQVMFGALDNLFANTNVNPKNIGILVVNCSLFNPTPSLSAIIVNKYKLRGNIRSFNLGGMGCSAGVIAVDLAKDLLQVHRNTYAVVVSTENITQNWYFGNKKSMLIPNCLFRVGGAAVLLSNRSVDRRRAKYKLVHVVRTHRGADDKAFRCVYQEQDDAGKTGVSLSKDLMAIAGEALKANITTLGPLVLPISEQLLFFATLVVKKLFNKKMKPYIPDFKLAFDHFCIHAGGRAVIDELEKNLQLLPVHVEASRMTLHRFGNTSSSSIWYELAYVEAKRRMRKGNRVWQIAFGSGFKCNSAVWEALRNVKPSPNGPWEDCIDKYPVKLVV; this is encoded by the coding sequence ATGACCCGTCCCCGACCCGTTTATTTAGTCGACTATTCTTGCTATCGCGCTCCTGATCATCTCAAAGCTCCATTTGGCCGCTTCATGGAGCACTCTAAACTCACCGGCGATTTTGACGAATCCTCGCTTGAGTTTCAGCGAAAGATTTTAGAGCGTTCGGGGCTTGGTGAAGATACCTATGTTCCTGAAGCTATGCATTATATTCCCCCACGGCCGTCTATGGCGGCTGCCAGGGAGGAGGCTGAGCAGGTTATGTTTGGTGCTTTGGATAATTTATTTGCTAATACCAATGTGAACCCTAAGAACATTGGCATTCTTGTTGTGAATTGTAGTTTGTTTAATCCAACACCCTCGCTTTCTGCTATAATAGTTAATAAGTATAAATTGCGAGGTAATATTAGGAGTTTTAATTTGGGAGGTATGGGATGTAGTGCTGGAGTTATCGCTGTTGATCTTGCTAAAGATTTGTTGCAAGTTCATAGGAATACTTATGCTGTTGTTGTTAGTACTGAGAATATTACTCAGAATTGGTATTTTGGAAATAAGAAATCTATGTTGATACCTAATTGTTTGTTTCGGGTTGGAGGTGCTGCTGTTTTGCTTTCTAATCGATCTGTTGATAGACGACGTGCCAAGTATAAGCTTGTTCATGTTGTGAGGACTCATCGTGGTGCTGATGATAAGGCTTTTAGGTGTGTGTATCAAGAACAGGATGATGCTGGGAAGACTGGCGTTTCTCTGTCCAAAGATTTGATGGCTATTGCCGGTGAGGCTTTAAAAGCTAATATTACTACTTTGGGTCCTTTGGTGTTACCAATTAGCGAGCAACTTCTGTTCTTTGCAACTCTGGTGGTTAAGAAgttgtttaataaaaagatgaaaCCTTATATTCCGGATTTTAAGTTGGCCTTTGATCATTTTTGTATACATGCTGGTGGGAGGGCTGTGATCGATGAGCTAGAGAAGAATTTGCAGCTTTTACCTGTACATGTAGAGGCGTCTAGGATGACTCTTCACCGGTTTGGGAATACTTCATCAAGTTCAATTTGGTATGAGTTGGCCTATGTTGAAGCCAAGAGGAGGATGCGCAAGGGTAACCGTGTGTGGCAGATTGCTTTTGGAAGTGGCTTTAAATGTAACAGTGCAGTGTGGGAGGCCCTTCGGAATGTCAAGCCCTCTCCTAATGGTCCTTGGGAAGATTGTATAGATAAGTATCCTGTGAAACTAGTAGTTTAA
- the LOC8288936 gene encoding 3-ketoacyl-CoA synthase 4 isoform X1, protein MDSGGEIRIHQTRRLPDFLQSVNLKYVKLGYHYLISNLLTLCFIPLIIITSIEASQMNLDDLRHLWLHLQYNLVGIIICSAFLVFGLTVYIMTRPRPVYLVDYSCYRAPDHLKAPFGRFMEHSKLTGDFDESSLEFQRKILERSGLGEDTYVPEAMHYIPPRPSMAAAREEAEQVMFGALDNLFANTNVNPKNIGILVVNCSLFNPTPSLSAIIVNKYKLRGNIRSFNLGGMGCSAGVIAVDLAKDLLQVHRNTYAVVVSTENITQNWYFGNKKSMLIPNCLFRVGGAAVLLSNRSVDRRRAKYKLVHVVRTHRGADDKAFRCVYQEQDDAGKTGVSLSKDLMAIAGEALKANITTLGPLVLPISEQLLFFATLVVKKLFNKKMKPYIPDFKLAFDHFCIHAGGRAVIDELEKNLQLLPVHVEASRMTLHRFGNTSSSSIWYELAYVEAKRRMRKGNRVWQIAFGSGFKCNSAVWEALRNVKPSPNGPWEDCIDKYPVKLVV, encoded by the coding sequence ATGGACTCCGGCGGCGAGATTCGGATCCACCAAACCCGACGGCTACCAGATTTCTTGCAAAGTGTGAATCTCAAGTACGTAAAACTTGGATATCACTATCTAATCTCTAATCTATTAACCTTATGTTTTATTcctttaattataataacttCAATTGAAGCATCTCAAATGAATCTCGACGATCTTCGTCACTTATGGCTTCACCTGCAGTATAATCTAGTCGGTATCATTATCTGCTCCGCTTTTCTCGTCTTCGGTTTAACCGTTTATATCATGACCCGTCCCCGACCCGTTTATTTAGTCGACTATTCTTGCTATCGCGCTCCTGATCATCTCAAAGCTCCATTTGGCCGCTTCATGGAGCACTCTAAACTCACCGGCGATTTTGACGAATCCTCGCTTGAGTTTCAGCGAAAGATTTTAGAGCGTTCGGGGCTTGGTGAAGATACCTATGTTCCTGAAGCTATGCATTATATTCCCCCACGGCCGTCTATGGCGGCTGCCAGGGAGGAGGCTGAGCAGGTTATGTTTGGTGCTTTGGATAATTTATTTGCTAATACCAATGTGAACCCTAAGAACATTGGCATTCTTGTTGTGAATTGTAGTTTGTTTAATCCAACACCCTCGCTTTCTGCTATAATAGTTAATAAGTATAAATTGCGAGGTAATATTAGGAGTTTTAATTTGGGAGGTATGGGATGTAGTGCTGGAGTTATCGCTGTTGATCTTGCTAAAGATTTGTTGCAAGTTCATAGGAATACTTATGCTGTTGTTGTTAGTACTGAGAATATTACTCAGAATTGGTATTTTGGAAATAAGAAATCTATGTTGATACCTAATTGTTTGTTTCGGGTTGGAGGTGCTGCTGTTTTGCTTTCTAATCGATCTGTTGATAGACGACGTGCCAAGTATAAGCTTGTTCATGTTGTGAGGACTCATCGTGGTGCTGATGATAAGGCTTTTAGGTGTGTGTATCAAGAACAGGATGATGCTGGGAAGACTGGCGTTTCTCTGTCCAAAGATTTGATGGCTATTGCCGGTGAGGCTTTAAAAGCTAATATTACTACTTTGGGTCCTTTGGTGTTACCAATTAGCGAGCAACTTCTGTTCTTTGCAACTCTGGTGGTTAAGAAgttgtttaataaaaagatgaaaCCTTATATTCCGGATTTTAAGTTGGCCTTTGATCATTTTTGTATACATGCTGGTGGGAGGGCTGTGATCGATGAGCTAGAGAAGAATTTGCAGCTTTTACCTGTACATGTAGAGGCGTCTAGGATGACTCTTCACCGGTTTGGGAATACTTCATCAAGTTCAATTTGGTATGAGTTGGCCTATGTTGAAGCCAAGAGGAGGATGCGCAAGGGTAACCGTGTGTGGCAGATTGCTTTTGGAAGTGGCTTTAAATGTAACAGTGCAGTGTGGGAGGCCCTTCGGAATGTCAAGCCCTCTCCTAATGGTCCTTGGGAAGATTGTATAGATAAGTATCCTGTGAAACTAGTAGTTTAA
- the LOC8288935 gene encoding 7-methyl-GTP pyrophosphatase isoform X4 → MEATASSSSVKIILGSSSVARRKILAEMGYEFTVTSADIDEKCIRKEKPEELVMALAEAKADAIIAKLQADNNQEKDAELILAAADTVVVYEGAIREKPSSEEEARQFMKDYSGGHAATVSSVLVTNLKTGFRKVEFDRVEIFFHEIPDEVIEKLIEEGLVLRVAGGLIIEHPLILPYVKEVVGTTDSVMGLPKSLTEKLMKEAL, encoded by the exons ATGGAAGCAACTGCTAGTTCTTCTTCTGTTAAG ATAATCTTGGGGTCATCTTCGGTTGCAAGGAGGAAAATCTTAGCTGAAATGGGATATGAATTCACCGTCACT AGTGCAGATATTGATGAAAAATGCATCCGCAAGGAAAAGCCAGAAGAATTAGTAATGGCTCTTGCTGAGGCTAAG GCTGATGCAATTATAGCTAAGCTACAGGCTGATAATAATCAAGAGAAGGATGCTGAACTTATTTTGGCTGCAGCTGACACA GTGGTGGTCTATGAAGGCGCAATCAGGGAAAAGCCATCTAGTGAGGAAGAAGCGAGGCAATTTATGAAAG ATTATTCAGGGGGACATGCTGCAACTGTCAGTTCTGTTCTTGTTACAAATCTTAAAACTGGGTTCAGAAAAGTAGAATTTGACAGAGTGGAG ATCTTTTTCCATGAAATACCAGATGAAGTCATAGAGAAGCTG ATTGAAGAGGGACTTGTGCTCAGAGTTGCTGGAGGACTTATAATAGAGCATCCTTTAATATTGCCATATGTTAAAGAAGTG GTAGGGACGACGGATAGCGTGATGGGACTTCCCAAATCTCTCACTGAAAAACTAATGAAAGAGGCTCTCTAA
- the LOC8288935 gene encoding 7-methyl-GTP pyrophosphatase isoform X3: MEATASSSSVKIILGSSSVARRKILAEMGYEFTVTSADIDEKCIRKEKPEELVMALAEAKAEAILQRLPVHDYIKDAVPALLITCDQVVVYEGAIREKPSSEEEARQFMKDYSGGHAATVSSVLVTNLKTGFRKVEFDRVEIFFHEIPDEVIEKLIEEGLVLRVAGGLIIEHPLILPYVKEVVGTTDSVMGLPKSLTEKLMKEAL, encoded by the exons ATGGAAGCAACTGCTAGTTCTTCTTCTGTTAAG ATAATCTTGGGGTCATCTTCGGTTGCAAGGAGGAAAATCTTAGCTGAAATGGGATATGAATTCACCGTCACT AGTGCAGATATTGATGAAAAATGCATCCGCAAGGAAAAGCCAGAAGAATTAGTAATGGCTCTTGCTGAGGCTAAG GCTGAAGCCATCTTGCAGAGGCTCCCAGTGCATGACTACATAAAGGATGCTGTGCCAGCATTACTAATTACATGCGATCAA GTGGTGGTCTATGAAGGCGCAATCAGGGAAAAGCCATCTAGTGAGGAAGAAGCGAGGCAATTTATGAAAG ATTATTCAGGGGGACATGCTGCAACTGTCAGTTCTGTTCTTGTTACAAATCTTAAAACTGGGTTCAGAAAAGTAGAATTTGACAGAGTGGAG ATCTTTTTCCATGAAATACCAGATGAAGTCATAGAGAAGCTG ATTGAAGAGGGACTTGTGCTCAGAGTTGCTGGAGGACTTATAATAGAGCATCCTTTAATATTGCCATATGTTAAAGAAGTG GTAGGGACGACGGATAGCGTGATGGGACTTCCCAAATCTCTCACTGAAAAACTAATGAAAGAGGCTCTCTAA
- the LOC8288935 gene encoding 7-methyl-GTP pyrophosphatase isoform X2 produces the protein MEATASSSSVKIILGSSSVARRKILAEMGYEFTVTSADIDEKCIRKEKPEELVMALAEAKADAIIAKLQADNNQEKDAELILAAADTVVVYEGAIREKPSSEEEARQFMKGLLNILLFLYFESSFDCIPILNADYSGGHAATVSSVLVTNLKTGFRKVEFDRVEIFFHEIPDEVIEKLIEEGLVLRVAGGLIIEHPLILPYVKEVVGTTDSVMGLPKSLTEKLMKEAL, from the exons ATGGAAGCAACTGCTAGTTCTTCTTCTGTTAAG ATAATCTTGGGGTCATCTTCGGTTGCAAGGAGGAAAATCTTAGCTGAAATGGGATATGAATTCACCGTCACT AGTGCAGATATTGATGAAAAATGCATCCGCAAGGAAAAGCCAGAAGAATTAGTAATGGCTCTTGCTGAGGCTAAG GCTGATGCAATTATAGCTAAGCTACAGGCTGATAATAATCAAGAGAAGGATGCTGAACTTATTTTGGCTGCAGCTGACACA GTGGTGGTCTATGAAGGCGCAATCAGGGAAAAGCCATCTAGTGAGGAAGAAGCGAGGCAATTTATGAAAGGTTTGCTTAATATTCTCTTATTcctttattttgaaagttctTTTGACTGTATACCAATATTGAATGCAGATTATTCAGGGGGACATGCTGCAACTGTCAGTTCTGTTCTTGTTACAAATCTTAAAACTGGGTTCAGAAAAGTAGAATTTGACAGAGTGGAG ATCTTTTTCCATGAAATACCAGATGAAGTCATAGAGAAGCTG ATTGAAGAGGGACTTGTGCTCAGAGTTGCTGGAGGACTTATAATAGAGCATCCTTTAATATTGCCATATGTTAAAGAAGTG GTAGGGACGACGGATAGCGTGATGGGACTTCCCAAATCTCTCACTGAAAAACTAATGAAAGAGGCTCTCTAA
- the LOC8288935 gene encoding 7-methyl-GTP pyrophosphatase isoform X1 — MEATASSSSVKIILGSSSVARRKILAEMGYEFTVTSADIDEKCIRKEKPEELVMALAEAKADAIIAKLQADNNQEKDAELILAAADTAEAILQRLPVHDYIKDAVPALLITCDQVVVYEGAIREKPSSEEEARQFMKDYSGGHAATVSSVLVTNLKTGFRKVEFDRVEIFFHEIPDEVIEKLIEEGLVLRVAGGLIIEHPLILPYVKEVVGTTDSVMGLPKSLTEKLMKEAL, encoded by the exons ATGGAAGCAACTGCTAGTTCTTCTTCTGTTAAG ATAATCTTGGGGTCATCTTCGGTTGCAAGGAGGAAAATCTTAGCTGAAATGGGATATGAATTCACCGTCACT AGTGCAGATATTGATGAAAAATGCATCCGCAAGGAAAAGCCAGAAGAATTAGTAATGGCTCTTGCTGAGGCTAAG GCTGATGCAATTATAGCTAAGCTACAGGCTGATAATAATCAAGAGAAGGATGCTGAACTTATTTTGGCTGCAGCTGACACA GCTGAAGCCATCTTGCAGAGGCTCCCAGTGCATGACTACATAAAGGATGCTGTGCCAGCATTACTAATTACATGCGATCAA GTGGTGGTCTATGAAGGCGCAATCAGGGAAAAGCCATCTAGTGAGGAAGAAGCGAGGCAATTTATGAAAG ATTATTCAGGGGGACATGCTGCAACTGTCAGTTCTGTTCTTGTTACAAATCTTAAAACTGGGTTCAGAAAAGTAGAATTTGACAGAGTGGAG ATCTTTTTCCATGAAATACCAGATGAAGTCATAGAGAAGCTG ATTGAAGAGGGACTTGTGCTCAGAGTTGCTGGAGGACTTATAATAGAGCATCCTTTAATATTGCCATATGTTAAAGAAGTG GTAGGGACGACGGATAGCGTGATGGGACTTCCCAAATCTCTCACTGAAAAACTAATGAAAGAGGCTCTCTAA